Part of the Caulifigura coniformis genome, TCGAGGAACTGCTGGACCTCATCAACCGTGGCACAGTTCTGCAGCGCCCGGAGCATGAACTCGCCGTTGCCCGGGCCCTTGATTCCCTTGGGGCCGATCAGGTCTTTGCACATCGAATTCTCGATGCACAGGCCTGCTGAATTCACACCCATCCAGATCGACCGTTTTCCCCCTGCGTTGACCTGGGCCGTGACGGCGTACTTGCCGCTGGTGATGAAGGCGACCTCGTTCTTCGTGGTGTTGATGTCGCGGTTCTTCCACAGGATCGGCCGGCCGTCGGCTGTCGCGCGGCCGCTGATGACGGCCGTCGTACAGGCCTGCACCGGGCCGGATGGAAGGACAAGGAACGCGCTCAGGACAGTCAGCCAGATCCGGAATCGGGACGTCATGATCTCAAACCCGCATTAGTGATTCGTCGGCGTCTCGAGTGCTCGCGTCGCCGAGGGTGAAAGGAGGATGGCGCGGAAAAGCAGGTGGAAGGTCGCCTGCGACCAGCCACGATAGTGCGGGCGGAAACCGAACAGGTGAATCTGTCCCTGCTCCATGGGAATGTGCACCCAGGCGCTCGATCCCTCGAGGGCTTTCGGGTGACTGATGTAGCCTGAGAGCAGAAGCTGGGTCGGAGCATATTCGAGCAGCGTCGACACAGTCGCTTCGATCCTGTTCGCTGCATCGCGTTCAGACTTTGACATCACATTCCAGCCGACGGAGCCGGAGAAGAACAGGGCGACATCGTCCGGGAGGCCGGCCGTCCAGGGATGCGGCTTCACGACGCCTCTCAGCACGCTGCCTGGACAGGAGAAATCTCTCGCGCCCGGCTCCTTGAGCACGTTCTTCAGCGGGAGCTGAAAGAGTTCGATCGCCCAGTGGCATGAACCGTCGAACGCGACGAGCGTTCCCCCTTTGCGGACGAACTCCTTGACGGCCAGCGAACCTTCCGGAGCGAGCCCTTCCGCGAGCGGAGCGGCGATCGATCCCTGCTTTCGGCCATGATCCAACTCGGTGGCGGAGACGTCGGGAATGATCAGGACGTCGATCTGCTCGCCGACATGTCCAGCGCGAAGCATCTCGTTACGGACGGTGACGAAGGGAATGCGGAAGTGGTCGAGCACCCACCGCAGCCAGCCTTCGTCCATGCTGCTCGACCAGGGAGCGTACACGCCGATCCGTGGCAGCCTCCTGATGGGACGGGCGCCGGTCTTGAGTTCGGAGGAGCCTGGCAGAAGCGAGCCTTCGTTCGCTCCATAGGCATACTGGAAGGTCTGTCCCTGCTGCAGGCCCTGGACGAGTTTCACCCACGTGTCACTGTCCGAGAGTGAAAGCGCCCCGCGGCCATTCGGCGTCGATGGACCGTGGAACGACTTCATCGCGTCCGTGGCCCGTGTCGCCAGCTGCGTCGCAACCTGGAAGTCGTTGGCCACGGCCACGCGGCGGACTCCCATCAGCAGGGGCAGCGTCCAGCCGGACACGTCGTATGGTTTCGTGCCGGACGGAAAGACCTGCAGCTCGAAGAGGTCTTTGACATAGTTGCCGTAGGGTTGGTCGCGCCAGATGACGATCGTTCCAGGGGGATACTCGATTCCATCGGCCTTGAATGGTGAACTCGAAACGCCGACTTCGACTCCCGCGAGCATCAGCGAATCGAGCAGTCGGCGTGTGGCTCCCAGGTCGCGGTTGTCGGATGGAATCAGCCACGCCCGCGGGCCTCCCTTCTTCCCCGCGGCAATGCTCCGCTCCGCAGCCTCCATCGCGTTCTTCCGCCAGAACTCCGGCTCGCGGTTGATGCTTCCCATGAGCGAACGCGCGAACGCCAGCTCGTAGGCATGGATGTCCTTCAGCCGCCACCAGCCGCCTGGCCACGGGTTCACGAACTGGTTGGATGGCTGGTAAGGCGCACCTTCAACCGGCGCTTTCAGCGAGGAGGGTTCCTGAAAGATCGGTGAGCCGAGCCGGGCCGACGCGGCTTCCGTGAGGATTCCAATGATGTTGTGCCGGCAGGGGACGCTGCGGTTTCCGCCGTTCCACCAGGCGTCGTACGACACACCGGTGGCGACGCCGGCAAGGCCTTCCCGGTTGAGATCCATTG contains:
- a CDS encoding M14 family metallopeptidase; the encoded protein is MRCSIATLFFLSGLLAGTASYSDEPVATARPLSPEEFLGRPIGTDFQLADWTMVSGYYRKLDEQSPRVIVESPGKTTEGRDFLIAIISSEENLARLPQIKAANKAIADPRGRTAAEKKNAIDEGKVTLFITPTMHSTEVAATEMAMHLAWQLATSNEEPFKSARENAVIVITPSLNPDGVDHVVSWYRENAYTPFEGSGMTKLYQYYTGHDNNRDWFMLTQNESRILTKLLYQEWFPQILWDVHQQGNSKERFFVPPYRDPLNPNIDPGIVAATNLIGTRAAMDLNREGLAGVATGVSYDAWWNGGNRSVPCRHNIIGILTEAASARLGSPIFQEPSSLKAPVEGAPYQPSNQFVNPWPGGWWRLKDIHAYELAFARSLMGSINREPEFWRKNAMEAAERSIAAGKKGGPRAWLIPSDNRDLGATRRLLDSLMLAGVEVGVSSSPFKADGIEYPPGTIVIWRDQPYGNYVKDLFELQVFPSGTKPYDVSGWTLPLLMGVRRVAVANDFQVATQLATRATDAMKSFHGPSTPNGRGALSLSDSDTWVKLVQGLQQGQTFQYAYGANEGSLLPGSSELKTGARPIRRLPRIGVYAPWSSSMDEGWLRWVLDHFRIPFVTVRNEMLRAGHVGEQIDVLIIPDVSATELDHGRKQGSIAAPLAEGLAPEGSLAVKEFVRKGGTLVAFDGSCHWAIELFQLPLKNVLKEPGARDFSCPGSVLRGVVKPHPWTAGLPDDVALFFSGSVGWNVMSKSERDAANRIEATVSTLLEYAPTQLLLSGYISHPKALEGSSAWVHIPMEQGQIHLFGFRPHYRGWSQATFHLLFRAILLSPSATRALETPTNH